TTAAGCATAAaagaattcacattttttttaaaaatagcacataTGTATTTGCCCTCATGTTAAAAAATCCCAGCCTGAGTTTCAAACTGTTTATACCAGAAGTTTAAGAAGGTAGCAGAGCAGTCATGAAGCATCAGTATGAAAGTGTCTGAACCAGAGTTTGAAAGTAACATGCAACAGCCAATGATGTTACCTGTGAAACATTACTTCTTGGGGTAACAAGGCATAATGATGTTCCTtttgcaaattattattattattattattattattattattattattattattattattattattattattattattattattattagtagtagtagtagtagtagtagtagtagtagtagtagtagtagtagtagtattgttgttgttgttgttgttatttatttatttatttatttatttatttatttatttatttatttatttatttatttatttatttatttatttatttatttatttatttatttatttatttatttgatttataccccgcctatctgggcgactcgtccactctaggcgaaCCTTGTTACTTTCTCAAGCAGGGTGTGACGATTATATGTTACTTCTAGTCATGGGAGTCTAGAGATTGCAAACCAAAAAGGAGCATTTCCAGACTTAGGGTTATGGAGGTGCTTTTAATGTGTTATATGTGGTTAATTCCAACATATGGTAACTCTAGTAGGAGTTTCAAggtttgtgaaatatttaaggagtgattttaccagtgctaTCCCCCAAACGGTATTTGAATCCAGGCCTTTTGAGTCCTATACCaacactttatccactataccatagCAGATGTCAGGTGCTTCAAACCTCCCCTCAAAATACTTGCTACTGATAAGGAGAAAACAGTCACAAAAATGGAAGACATTTATTATATAGTTGCTATTTAATGCAATTAATTTACAATTtggaataaattaaatattattatGTCACAAACCACTAAAATAGAATAATTAACTTGCTACCTTTTATTTACAGGATTCTAATTTTGGGGGATTGAAAGAAACACAGAGTATACTCAGTCTCCTAAAGCTCTACATTTCTTAAAGCATAATTATCACAGATGGTTTATATTTGGAGCAGCAATCACCACTTTGCTTGATGGGCTTTGCGATTTTGAAACATACTGCTTTGAatcctaaaataaataaatgtaaagagGTCTCCATGCAGACATGTATATTTTTGCCACCACACTTCATCATCTCTCCAAAGGATCAGAGGGCCCTCTTGAACAAAAAGGAATGGGAGCTAAAATCTCTTGTGAGGGGGGAATTTTCCCAAAATTGGGTGGAGGTTTACCCAGTTTAGAGTGATTGTCCTCATCCATGCCCTCTCATACATTGTTCCAAGGATACAGAAACTGTGTAGAGGCTTTGGGGATGCACAGGTGTTAGGAAGAAGGGACAGGATGGAGGCAGTTTTTTACATCCTCAGACTCACTTGTTTTAGCTTCAAAGTGACTGTCAGTGTGAACAGTCAGTTTTGCTTCTTGTATTAAACTGAAACTCTGACCTGATGAATTTAGGGATTCTTCCATGCAATGATCATAGAGGCCCAATGTGGTGCTGGTGGAGTTCCTCCAAGTAATCCTTACCTGGTGCTACAGACCTTGCCACCTTATTTTGAGGTAAACAATCTTCTGAGAATTAAGATCGATTCAAAGCTCTAACACTATTACTTCCTCATAATTTCCTCCAAAACGCAGGAAGCCTCATGGGGGCAGATCATAAACAAATCCAGTTTCCCTCCTCCAGAAGGTGGAAAGTATAGCTACAGATGTTCAGTCAATGTTAAAAATACCAAGTAAGTCATGGCTGAGTGAGAAGCATCTGTAGCTCAGCATCAGGAGCAAAGCTCCTCATACGCTCTTGTCTATCCTGGAGAAGTCAAATATCTTCAAGATCAGAATCCAGCAACTGACAAGAAGCTCTTTATAGCCTGGTCACATCTCAGTGCTACAATAATGGGAACCTGAATCATGTTCTGAAGGTAGATTTGAACATGCCTTGGTTCTATTCTTAAGATACAGCCTCTTAAAACCACAGTAGCACTATTTAATAAGCATGTATTGAATGCAGGTATGGGCAGATCATGGACCATGACAGAAGAATGCTTCACTCCAGAATTTTTTCAAGGATTGTCCTCTGCCCTGATCATAAGCTATCACTGGGTGCACACATTATATAGCCCACTAAATTGAACACAATCTACTAGCTATGTGAACTGGCTGGAAAGTTCATctagctgtgcagccagaggttggcagtttgaatccccactgtgcctcctagcagaagagccagcctgtgtagccatgggcaagctgtagAATGCCCTcaggaaaagggaatggtaaaccacttcaatGCAttatctatctagaaaaccctagaaagatctgccacaagtcagaattgacagtatACAATTGTTATTTTTTACTACCTTTGTATTGCAACCTATTAGATAGTAAACAAGCTCCTTGCTTTTACAGTCtgtgatagaaagaaagaaatactgttGATATTCACTGGTACACACAATCTTCTTTCAGCAACAGCATTAAGAGTTTTCATCCTTCCCATATGGCAGCACCTTTGCCAAATGTGAATGTCAAGACAAGTTGAGAGGGAAGAGATCATAATGATGGCAGCAATCTTTAGCTTACAGGTGCCTAAAGACATGCAGTATGTATTTTCCCTCCACAGGGTATCTCAGGCAGACAAGACCATGGTCTGATTTTTCCAACTTCCCCTCTGTTCTCCAGTCCCTACTGTCCCATTTCCTGTGCTGATACCCAGCCACACTTGAACTGCCTTTAGTGCCAATGAAGATTCAGAGCCATTCTTGATTCTCTTTGGCATCTTCACTTGAGACCGCTGCATTCACCTTTACTTAGCAGATCATGGTAGAATCTGGATTTTAGGAATCTTGGGTATGAGTCTCTTTCCATCAGCACATACACAAGTCTCTGGGCCTCATCAAAGCTGGAAGGTGTTGGGTCTTGAGCCTTCTCAGCTAGGTTTTTTCTTGTGTGAAAGTCAATGTTTACCTAGGGAATGGGGAAAAAGGGCTTTaggagttttaaaaaatacatctcaTTGACATCCCCATGCTTTAAGAGGCTTCCATTCCATTTTAACCACCGCTAAGCAACTGTTACTACTGTATGTCTGATAGAGTTCTTAAGTCTTGCcattttttccattcattttaaggAACTCTATGGAACATATGTATCTTCCAAGAATACCATCACTTCACACTTCAGGTGGCAAGCACACTTGCCACATATAACTGTTAATGTAAAGGAAACCATGGTTGGCTCcactttattgttttttttttttttgctgcttcccCAATCCTAAATttctgtattatttcactgtaCACATACCGAGGCACAGGTagaaatcctgttctgcagctcCATATGTACAACAGGGATTGCATAATCATTGGCAGCGAATTGCCACTGCTTAAAGGAGATGTTGAGGTGCATGTGACTTGTCTACAATGTGACAAAGTCATGTCCTCTTTGAAATGACCAAAGGAAGGTTTTCATCAATGGTGATTTGTGACTGCTTAAGACATGATTGCTGCTGTACAGCAAtcatgcacaacaggattttagatACAGAATAATACTTCTGATATGGGAATGAATAAAAAACTGAATTGCGATATtggttaaaaatcactgattcgtttaatatttgtcccttcatatttgtcaacTCCAGAGATcccaacaaatatgaaagaacaaatatttctccatttttattcatctcccATAGGCAGATATGGAAAGCAATATACCCCCCTCTCTGCCCCATTCCAACAAAGACATGTACATAGGTGAGAGAGATCCCACTGGAATTTTGGCATCTCAAATTGGTTGCTCAATTCATTGCTGTACTTGGGTAGGCCCCCTATGGTCACATGAGGACCATACTGAAGAGATGTTATGGCTGATGAAGCTGCCCTTGGTACATATCAACTGCATTGTCCTGATTGTTTGGAGATGAATGACCTTCTCTTACATGTTATGAACATGAGTAGAAAGCAGTTTAACTTTGCCCCCTCCATCTCTGGTTTCATCATCTTACCATATATGGTGGATGAAGAGTCTAAGGAGGGAGAGCTGTGGATCTGTTATCCATGCATACTCTCCATGTGAGTCAGGAGTTGAAAATCTGGCTTATAGGCATAGACTTGCCCATGAAGAATCTGCTTGttctgcctcctcccacccaacagaaaggggaaaagggATTCTCCAATATGTCTTGTCAATGATTGGCAAGAACATTGCGATTTACTTTACAGCTACCAGTCACTGTTCCAAAAGCCATCTGAGTGTCAGCTCTGGAAGCAAacggaagagggagaaggagcaaAGTCAGCACTCTGCCGAGTCCCTCAATGAAGTAGATTTTACATGCAATGAGtaccaagcaaaacaaaattatgtGGCATAGTCCTTAATCAGAAACCATATCATCTTATGATTCAGGAGGGGAGCAGTAGAAACACTACAACGCTATAAAAATAAGTTTGGGtgcttttaaataaacacattccTAATATGAAACTGATTCTACTAGTTCAAAAAACCCGTAGCAGCCCGATTATATGCACCAGAGGTTGCCTGAAGAATTTACAACTCACTTGCTTTTCAGCATCTGACTGAACAAACTCCTTGTAAATCTTCTCTGCTTTGCCATGTAAATGATCGGCCTGGGTTTTCTTGTAATCCTCACAAGCCAGCCAAAATTCAATGTTTTCATCACTGAATTCGGATTTCAGAAATTCTTTGAAAGCATCTCTACCATCTGGAATAAAAaagccaatggaaaaaaaaatattttagcccTTGCCCTAAATGAGGaaagtcaaaataaaaaaaagaaaggcactACAGTTGAATCAGTTACCATGTGCTGTTCAAAGCAGTAACTTACCAGTTGCTGAGGTCTCATGATACTGGGGCTGGACTTCCCCAGCAGGGACATTATGGTTATAGAAtaccctctttctccccctccaggAAGGCCCACCAGATCAATTCATTGCTCAGTTTTGTGGGGCTTGTTAAAACTTACACATTTTAATACAAGGTtttcttaaaaatgttttttatatCTTTTTTCTTTGCCCGAGGAGTTCAAGGCAGTCAAAATAAGGTAACCACACATCATATTCACCCCATATGCTATAGGAATAGTTTCCGCTGAAGGATCATGTTAGAGCTGGAGCTTGTTAAATCAGGGTGGGCAACGCTCAGCACCCCAGAAGAGCTGGATTTCAAATCCTTGAAGAAAAAGCTAAGGCAGCAGAAACTATGGGCTAAAGCATTTGAAGGGCTAAAGCTGACCCATCCCAAATTTGGATGATACTGTGCATTATTTTCTTATGTCCAAATGTAGAATGCCAAGTCTATCTTGTTTGGAGGTCCTTCTACTCATTCTGCTGAATATGACCCTAGACTTCTCTAAATCATACCATCATGACACCACCAGACTGGCGCAAGAATCACCTGTTGTGTTAATCATCAAAATGAAATCACTGATCAGACAGGAGATGAAACTGGATGTGATGAATCCTTCtccagcttttgtttgtttggttgttttaaACTGATGGTGTTTCACTAGGCTGCAATTGTATCAGTGATTGAATAAAAATCTGATATACAAAAAACCATGAACGGATCTTCACAAAAACCCAGCCAAGGATCAAAGGCAGGAGATTGAAACTTGATGGGATGAATCCCTCTCCAGTATTTTACAGTAATAAATAGGCATCCTAAACTTCAGAGAAGGTATTTTCTGACTGAATATAAAAGTGCCAGAAagctgagtgggcacctgccagtggaggtggggctgggaactgccaaacatctgttcagccaAAAAATTAACTGGCACGAACCGCCAAACCGTCAGtttgatgagatgggtttttaagttaaaatcttttaaaggcatatgggttttgtaattatgaagtgagccagagaggttccattttgtttctttgtatataatatctgtgctatgctgacaagttgttttctaggcgagcagagagcatgttattctgaaggcctgagaaggactctgtgtgataagatagatggaaattgttgtgactctttgagaaaccaccataaacccaaataacatctgcagtgtatgagaaagaattcatgtgatgtaacaggactgtgtgcctagtaacgaactctgattggatgacatcgtgggaaggtgcattaggcccttgccagttactcttgaaaaaggaactttttacctatggactttgtctttccaagaccgacctttcagtgattcgtgacctacgtttcagccatatgggacttaccctgatgtcttgagagagagtttggtggcctacctacatggactggtttctatgctttgctggattacttatggacttatgggattttcctaaggactgtgcgttgactattttctatggactgttacctatggaatattctttatggacttcttttcttggaatactccatatggactatgctcttgtaattttgtaaggactatggaatatttactggatttttcttttctaaggactatgggacatataatggatttttacttttgtttagggatttttattctatagtatcactgaggactatagccttgttataaccaacttggattatattgtttactaatgatttcctggactggaactgtttttattctttttaatggttttttgggtttttgaatacttttctatttttcatgttttctttgcctcactacatccttgtaactaaacagcacaatgctagtttatttgttttggtttaatttggctttgaatatctagtaacatgctttttctttaataaaataaagattataaaactcatttagtttcctgaacagtacacttgccataaggtcatctgagagtgctgcctcggcctagcttacttagagtcctgtcagtggtgcaagttaagtctaaggactacaaagcccacttgaccttttcacaataatatctgagagtaccagggtgttcttatgtgggcagacttgtgagaaggagtgttgtagcatggctggctgaattggactctttcagctcattttagcatgtgcaaactcctgattgctctctgtccaagcgtacacgcgtgttttcgaacccgtgttcgtcacatggtggcagctgcgcgatggaccacgtgctgggttttgtagtacctcaggatgaccaatttttgttctatctaacagcttgagtgactctgatccacaagctaagttttgattgcagtgggacactgaggcttcaaggagctaggtgcttccctgggtgtaaacagtaatttcctaggaaacactgtttgccagcagttagatctaaaggctgtggtgagaggtgttaaattttcaggctgtggtaatgtgtgttagaatctggggtgctcttttaagaaagagattcccagtgggacaagcaaactgttaggaaacaattgaatttaagcagtaggcatgtgcaggttgttacaacgttgtagtgaagaaattccaagatgcatgtcctttatttttggagtgcttgcacccaagttgagcaggtcatttcacaatcttaggattgcataaatgactctggccactttgttctggctatgttgttttggaacttgcatccaagtattttgtttttgtttttggcctaagtgtactcctataatcttaggatttgccggagcacttGGCCGTGTTCCAgtctagctctgggtctccccaatatgatcttaggatctggcaggagtacctagttgcatctggcttggcctagagtcatgccctatgatctcagcatctgtcgggatgacctggccctagaggtatctatctgcacctggttcagtcattgatcatctctgtaactctagggttcacagagtgatcacagtttttcttttctcttccttttggatttttcagtattttggtttggcagctgtctgtcttctcacagaccttagggtcacagggacagcagttggtcagaagtgcagaagacatttttaattttattttggtttggcagctgtttggtctctcgcctatcttaggatagcagaagggacagcagttggtcagaagtgcagaggagatttttaaatttttttctctcctttttgtttgttattgctgacctagcctaggctagagtgccagcaggaatggaggagcaaaatcagtctaaaaccgtggatttactcttagaaatggcttcaggatttttcgaggaagccaagcagaaaattagggaaagagatttcctgatacgtgagctttatcaggagaacatccttttaaaacgttttcttagcacagaacctggcttgatgcaaaggtttttccaagttcagcagggttcctgtgtggaaagagttaacgaggcccagtggaatgctaaggagcattccagagaagacagcgattcatcgtccgtccaaacagaggatttacaggccctggagccgtGCGCAGAGAGAgtaatgcaggagaaagtttgcCGGGGAATAACATCGGccgacccaagggaaaactgcagtgcttcaGAGAATggcagtgcattggaattcagctcagaaccatcttcagctccttttcagagcacaggacaggtgagaagttctgaaataattcgggaggagactatgagtttgctagaagaaggagagcaagggattttccaaagtaataaagcaattgctgggactgagagcttagaagcaacaggacttgtgtcagcagatcttgatgcatgtcagatctcaaacaaccccccttctcttagcccagagggaacagcgaaagcagaccctgttaggttggcagagaccccatgtaattcatggcagttcggaagtaaagaaaaataccaagggggtggcctactcaaggtaccggaaaagtcGGCTGAGGAaactggaggagtgaaggttttctcagagtctttgccaagggccataggaggtgatagtggagcggttttgcagcatggactttcacattgtgagactgtccctaacacaaccaacgatgggggaagcgctaactttttgggattacaaagtattgatgtttctccagagactgaaatcatatctgaaaaatttggcccagtaccacagttaatcttctcagaaagatcttcagaaagaaaggcagagttttgggaccattcttattttcaacagcctattttccaaggaagtggtgagaagactgatactgtttctgaggctatgcagagtactcccgagggaactttgttgcaacagcggcctcttgtgaccaaacctgatagcacagctaattcagcaatacagggatccaggggtgaaggcattgatcaatttggcccaggacagatattggagcctgtgtttgctaaaccccaaaacgtcttctcgaattcaccgggagaaactgatgtggtgaaactttttattacagtcaatgaaggatttactgctgtttctgttcctgtagatctagaagggtctaagggcaatttagtgtctggaactgttgaaaggctttaccagattttaattaaagaggaacatcgcccttatacatcatttacttgccctcagggaatttaccaactcagaaaactagcacctggaatggaaaatacctatgttacctttcagaaattggttgatgaattgtttggtgatttatattatgtgattggctatgtaggcaaccttgtaatttacagccctgatccaattcaagcagaccaaaatgctttgtcattcttagagaagcagagacatcgaagcccaagattaatgcagtggtatttcagattgcaaacatatgattttgatgttaaacatctaCCAGTAAAAGAGGCTTTAATTCCCCATTGCTTATCTCGAGTgcttagtgcagatgcaaggggagaaaatggctagaattgataaagctctgatgtttgattttcttgatattctgtatgacaatgttcctgagcatacatagagtgttttcactattattacttcatatcagtatattggtttgtcaagttattatgatgttaaaccttgtttcactattttactgtttgatgactatagtattatctgagcatatgcagagtgatgtatttgattaagtatattaacttgtttgttcttctgtttttcagactagtagaagtgtctaacgcaaatttctctcatgtatggtaaatactgtaattataatagttctcatgtatcaattgttttgctattttagaatcatatttgaaatgtattactttatgctcatgttaatatctttctctgttttgttaatgcttcattatgacatctcatcttattcagttatcaaaattaaaacgtaaattgtttaggaattttgttaatcttcagggggcttgtgatgagatgggtttttaagttaaaatcttttaaaggcatatgggttttgtaattatgaagtgagccagagaggttccattttgtttctttgtatataatatctgtgctatgctgacaagttgttttctaggcgagcagagagcatgttattctgaaggcctgagaaggactctgtgtgataagatagatggaaattgttgtgactctttgagaaaccaccataaacccaaataacatctgcagtgtatgagaaagaattcatgtgatgtaacaggactgtgtgcctagtaacgaactctgattggatgacatcgtgggaaggtgcattaggcccttgccagttactcttgaaaaaggaactttttacctatggactttgtctttccaagaccgacctttcagtgattcgtgacctacgtTTCAGCcgtatgggacttaccctgatgtcttgagagagagtttggtggcctacctacatggactggtttctatgctttgctggattacttatggacttatgggattttcctaaggactgtgcattgactattttctatggactgttacctatggaatattctttatggacttcttttcttggaatactccatatggactatgctcttgtaattttgtaaggactatggaatatttactggatttttcttttctaaggactatgggacatataatggatttttacttttgtttagggatttttattctatagtatcactgaggactatagccttgttataaccaacttggattatattgtttactaatgatttcctggactggaactgtttttattctttttaatggttttttgggtttttgaatacttttctatttttcatgttttctttgcctcactacatccttgtaactaaacagcacaatgctagtttatttgttttggtttaatttggctttgaatatctagtaacatgctttttctttaataaaataaagattataaaactcatttggtttcctgaacagtacacttgccataaggtcatctgagagtgctgcctcggcctagcttacttagagtcctgtcagtggtgcaagttaagtctaaggactacaaagcccacttgaccttttcacaataatatctgagagtaccagggtgttcttatgtgggcagacttgtgagaaggagtgttgtagcatggctggctgaattggactctttcagctcattttagcatgtgcaaactcctgattgctctctgtccaagcgtacacgcgtgttttcgaacccgtgttcgtcacatgtgCCATCTCTAATCTCCAAGATTAGGATACAGTTTAGAAGGCATCCTTCACTGCACTGATGGCAAATGGCCCTCctgatgttattggactgcagccATCATAGCTGATGATGAGAGAGGACAGGCGtgtagaaacatctggagggctgcacacGCACCATCCCTGCTTTAAATATGCACTGCACAGGATATTTGGTTTACTCTTTGAGTTTCAGAATAATGGTGTGGCTGCCAGGAAAGATGCTACTTATCCAAATTATCTCTTCTGAAAGTGACAGTTCTACTGTTTTGTTCAAGATTCTCCTTTCAAGATTTTGTACTCCAACTCATGATACTGCCATAGTCAAGTACTTACACTGTGTTGCCAGAAGCTTTTCTAGAGACTGGGACCACTGTATAACTTCTTCTTCATGAAGcctgaaacaacaacagaaatgacTGAGCTGCAGTATATTACAGTGGGTTGGAAAAAGTGATTGCTcaattgttttttatttcttcaaaggGAGGGAAGAATTCCAACCCCACCCCAAATGTATTGATGCCTGCGTATGAATCATGGGCTAAATACAGTTGTTAATCCCAGCTGCACTACCTGAATGAAAGGCACTTGTCAATTCAACACTTATGCAAGTTTCAGTAATTACATCAACCCTGTTTAGGAACAATAGTTGGATTTAGTTCCATGCATATGGAAcacaaaatatcaaaataatctgagcatttaaaaaaaatctatttttcctTCTGTCCACCTCCCTCTCTGCCAGTCTAATCTCTGTTTACCTAAGGCTGCACATGGATCCCCCAATTTGATTTGTAGGCCATTTTGGGGTTGCAGAATATATCTCTAGCTGGTCTGGAGAAATTTGTGCCTCCATGATTAGATTTGTGGCTCAGATCCAAATAAATGTGTAGAATTGTAAAGCCCCTGCattggaaaaccaaaatggccaACTTAAAAAAAAGCACTGATGTATATGAAATCAGAAGAGGCGATAGACCTTAAAGAGTCTGACAAAATTCAGATCGCTAATTTCCAGTATATCAGACACCTTTAAACTTTGCTTTGAAAACCCTAGTTGCCTGTAGGGTGCTCTATCCAATTCAATGTGTCTTCTGAAATCAGAAACTATTTgtgaatttgctttgttttcttccagaACTGAATCTGGGCCATTCTGGTTAAAATGAGACTTCATAGAGATTGATTCAAATTAGGTAGGCTGAATTCAGAATTAATATATTGTTTAAATTGAGTGCACAGCACTACTACCTTAccaccttcttccttcccttgtaAGTGTATTCCaccttttctttaagaaaaatTAGGTGAAGCTGCCTATCAGACTATTGGTCTATTTAGCTAGCTATTATCTCTTTTGGTGAGTAACAGATTCTTTCCTGggtctccttaaaaaaaggaggagacaATGAAACAAGATGTTGGAAGCCACAGGACCAAGACTatctggaggaggaggatttttttaaaatcagagacaTAGCAGGcatgaggaaagcaatgaaacTCTTCATCTCAACTGAAGTGTCATCTTCCTACTGAAGCTCCTTGACAAGGGCTCGACttgacaatccatagggtcccttctgactctgcagtactaagatgattattattttgTCCTTTGGCAATGGTCTATACTCACTATTGACTCTGTTTTACTCTGCTaagttcc
This sequence is a window from Pogona vitticeps strain Pit_001003342236 chromosome 4, PviZW2.1, whole genome shotgun sequence. Protein-coding genes within it:
- the RGS1 gene encoding regulator of G-protein signaling 1 codes for the protein MTEMQKMPWLFLWSANSTKMKDEDHEVTEGKDHKKKHKALGVELKNYLMSLVPHMESAEIKYSISKDVMLHEEEVIQWSQSLEKLLATQYGRDAFKEFLKSEFSDENIEFWLACEDYKKTQADHLHGKAEKIYKEFVQSDAEKQVNIDFHTRKNLAEKAQDPTPSSFDEAQRLVYVLMERDSYPRFLKSRFYHDLLSKGECSGLK